In the Sebaldella sp. S0638 genome, one interval contains:
- a CDS encoding FprA family A-type flavoprotein, translating into MIHCVQKVSEKIYWVGGNDRRLERFENMFPVPKGVSYNSYLILDEKTALIDTVDSAIRDQFIDNIRYVLNGRNLDYLVINHMEPDHCGNIEDLLRIYPDMKIVGNAKTFQFFEQFYDTRKPENYHKVAEGESLSLGEHTLNFYMMPMVHWPEVMATYESSQKILFSADAFGTFGAINGNLFSDQTDFEGYYLSEARRYYANIVGKYGMQVQNALKKLTKNEIKMICPLHGPSWRTNLEYFLDKYDKWSSYTPEKKGVVLFYASMYGNTENVVNAVANRLAEKGVEDMRVFDVSKTHPSYIIAEVWKYSHMVVASPSYNGGLYHVMDALLHELTALNMQKRKVGIIGNYTWASSAIKVITEHVSKMKDTEIIGDPLEVNSSMKEQDEEKLTKFVDAIYNSLNN; encoded by the coding sequence ATGATACACTGTGTACAAAAAGTTAGTGAAAAAATTTACTGGGTCGGAGGTAATGACAGAAGACTAGAACGTTTTGAAAACATGTTCCCAGTACCAAAAGGGGTATCATACAATTCATATCTGATTCTTGATGAAAAGACAGCTTTGATCGACACTGTTGATTCAGCTATAAGAGACCAGTTTATAGATAATATCAGATATGTTCTAAATGGAAGGAATCTTGATTATTTGGTAATAAACCACATGGAACCTGATCATTGTGGAAATATAGAAGACTTGTTAAGAATTTATCCTGATATGAAAATAGTAGGAAATGCAAAAACTTTTCAGTTTTTTGAACAGTTTTATGATACAAGAAAGCCTGAAAATTATCATAAAGTAGCAGAGGGAGAAAGTCTTTCCCTTGGAGAACATACACTGAACTTTTACATGATGCCGATGGTGCATTGGCCCGAAGTAATGGCAACATATGAATCCAGTCAGAAAATATTGTTTTCCGCAGATGCTTTCGGTACATTCGGGGCAATAAACGGAAATCTGTTCAGCGATCAGACAGACTTTGAAGGGTACTATCTGTCAGAGGCAAGAAGATATTATGCTAATATAGTAGGGAAATACGGAATGCAGGTACAAAATGCCTTAAAAAAGCTCACAAAAAATGAGATAAAAATGATATGTCCGCTTCACGGACCATCATGGAGAACAAATCTTGAATACTTTCTTGATAAGTATGATAAGTGGAGTTCTTACACTCCTGAGAAAAAAGGAGTAGTACTGTTTTATGCATCAATGTACGGAAATACAGAAAATGTAGTTAACGCAGTAGCAAACAGACTTGCTGAAAAAGGTGTGGAAGATATGAGAGTTTTTGATGTTTCAAAAACACATCCTTCATATATAATTGCAGAAGTATGGAAGTACAGCCACATGGTAGTGGCATCACCATCTTATAACGGCGGGCTGTATCATGTAATGGACGCTTTACTGCACGAATTAACAGCTTTGAATATGCAGAAAAGAAAGGTTGGTATAATAGGAAATTATACATGGGCTTCAAGTGCAATAAAGGTAATTACCGAACATGTATCAAAAATGAAAGATACAGAAATAATAGGGGATCCTTTGGAGGTAAATTCATCAATGAAAGAACAGGATGAAGAAAAATTAACCAAATTCGTGGATGCAATTTATAATTCATTAAATAATTAA
- a CDS encoding ankyrin repeat domain-containing protein: protein MKKILIWILLFNVVIFSNEIDMLKQMDDSKYEENAVNFFLDTIRKKNNLLVINILDMEKNRQARQQTVKEGTYGPEIAPRQFRTQLTVNSRNKLGYTPIIVAIESGNNEMLAELLKRGASVYEKHPVFGRLALHTACYYGNAEAVKILLDHNKNIVNYQSDNDGWTPLDDAVLKGNIQIVKLLIEYGADPRVPNFKDETPIDMATKFGKGEIVKLLRDQDKKLHWN from the coding sequence ATGAAAAAAATCTTGATATGGATATTGTTATTTAATGTTGTAATATTTTCAAATGAAATAGATATGTTAAAGCAGATGGATGACAGTAAATACGAAGAAAATGCAGTTAATTTTTTTTTGGACACCATCCGCAAAAAAAATAATTTATTAGTTATAAATATTTTAGATATGGAGAAAAACCGGCAGGCAAGACAACAGACTGTAAAAGAAGGAACTTACGGACCTGAAATAGCACCAAGACAGTTCAGGACACAGCTTACAGTTAATTCACGTAATAAACTGGGGTATACACCTATTATAGTTGCTATAGAGTCTGGAAATAATGAAATGCTTGCGGAGCTTCTGAAAAGAGGAGCCAGTGTCTATGAAAAGCATCCTGTTTTTGGCAGACTGGCATTACATACAGCATGTTACTACGGAAATGCAGAAGCAGTGAAAATATTGCTGGATCATAATAAAAATATTGTGAACTACCAGAGTGATAATGACGGCTGGACGCCTCTTGACGATGCAGTTTTGAAAGGTAATATCCAGATAGTAAAATTATTGATTGAATACGGAGCTGATCCAAGGGTTCCAAATTTCAAAGATGAGACGCCTATAGATATGGCAACAAAATTTGGAAAAGGTGAAATTGTAAAATTATTAAGAGATCAGGATAAGAAGTTACATTGGAACTAG
- a CDS encoding hemagglutinin repeat-containing protein, which yields GQILAEEVITANNTSLNNTGKLASNGSINLNNSSLINRSSIESVTINLQSLFSYDNATGTIRGNDINLSTTGNLLLEGKIQGISNLLISGSNITNNGNTISSGLLRLSGNDITNNLTISGSNVELLATGNILNNSMIEGETGELSGNNIENRDLIIFLDKLDIEGTKLVNKDATIYSDDELNIRTADVDNTDGEIVGQSTLNITGFNLLDNTRGVIDSRGNILLSGNKLLNSGEVSGQYRLYWETWDGRIIYDNVWRNLEDSYSQTGNSSLITGLDDWTVTEGRSNMQGWGINPKDELTDINNDLDYKLYYNNLTSSQLDPTKDYKTQVLTGYIDTSQLVTTGARILSGGNLTLDIIELENVNSKISAGGTLLVTDKVQTIKNETTASAIKVYDGDEQVKTWTLSWTAGNGDTRSGAAIGVWRSLKTTGRDLNIADSVSVIEGNNVVIQGSPVISNGYVIQSGAVVDPSTITSRDVDVDLYYDPVTVHVDRTAVIDIINTGIIPFNNQVFNQSISKLFTQNSDPASKYMLETRSQYIDLSRFFGSDYFLSKIGYDESSDWNKARRLGDAYYETKYMNSLLLETLGTRFINGKADTELMKELLDNAVATSGDLQLTIGVSLTKEQIVALKSDIIWYVEQEVNGQKVLVPQLYLSQATLENIKSPTTTISAQETLAINSSTLVNQGRLEGKTVYVNTDNLINKSVGALTAEITGTNIQIDAKNDILNIGAVISAKENLVLTAGGTISNITTGVETVVNDRLRGEDRTYTADNIQNVGLISSGNATVISGENYVSRGAVTQSEGTVYIEAEKDISINIINLKESEREGIKNGYQYTEVNQKLGSEVTGLDNVIMNAGNDVNIKGSSVLSDGTVQISAEKDINIVNDKNTTYHEEKQEKKGTFSSYSKLEKDYKEGAAASTLMGNNVILDAGNDVNVRASNVIAVKEGIENTGGNIVITAGNDVNISTDDMNNEYSLKEKKSGFSTNFSSGGGGATAGVSYSKSSLEINSKSTTVAVSTLISEGNTVLEAGNKVRTEAMQANVGENLIIRGVNGVELLDAKEVYEEKVKQKTTTMGVSLNVGFTPAQLASTVSDVAGNVKDYGFGNTSQSINTIGNGIQDLRDIGGLNSNLRNWYEGIGYSATKNLIESGGLSGSNLRDAAKGLVSASVSLNFSQSSYESNTNGTTSVAGVINVGKNFLIESEGNVLLVNQKINVGENLIVDAKNFEARAGENTYSNNTKSSSVGGSIGYDIVNSHAIGGLNIAGGKSNTDSKYYDNTYIGVGGTFQLTTKDDATFAGVNVTADKINFDIGKNLNVISLQDEYKSDGKNYSAGINVSGKLEGTNFQTDTARPSIGGSYGENHQDSKWTGNQTSILAENGGSIKIGETLTNIGSVIGSLNENEKLGIEAKKVVIENLKDYNEGENYGIGLSGISLNDKKTVAPQTSIQYGSHDKEQNTNSTFVNTEVTEAGKKLNLDELGINTDINKAQVVTKDKVVEQIDTTLHTDLINETTRNQVIKDLNGLAQLPGDIIRAIQVTTENEGSNFLDNLVGTLRNTDANLIKYQEMHKGYENLKNLPDDKKAGNSEKLANDMANVLRNTYGIDEDIKIIVSFTDEDKNGEMAAYERKDAKETGVINIFINVKNVDVSDMEQVYNALGAELSHYNPSNPYVYNKTEQQAGKNNKLEEDFTSIGRKALDGSGNSFYNDILSGSSVLDSGNGKYALISDEDLDFATKCGQGSGDEMCGGTTNKIFIPKLDKCGNDKKCQKDITQKAIKVDKGIKKIVDDVSETKNGKSDEKSGFSDFVIENSKNISTEEEKKEKALKEFRENALYNGVQDNIRIEMIDKDGNKLVFESLLEYQSTGNKEERAVLQWLSDNINSLEEAKRNAKTSEEKKEIDSQLKQYYDGQKEIEEGIKQRGSLGGKNITGNYLSKSATGYDGMTLTVSNEKMSAEVGAEKIGIAIDGMGKIATELWIGKISNSSKTESIINDTSIKNEAASVKDSTTKVPLVKDPVTGRMIEPNTSRVNIANDFTAYTPLKKNGDPSDAGWKHVVKRHFDESLANNRSVFTKSEEEIKSILQSKIVVDSPIREVQPGMYERIVDTGQVVGKASLKQGGGDTTWIKLLTDMKGNLITTFPVGGK from the coding sequence AGAGGTAATGACATTAATCTGAGTACAACAGGGAATTTACTACTTGAGGGAAAAATCCAAGGAATAAGTAATCTGTTAATATCAGGATCAAACATAACAAATAATGGGAATACAATAAGTTCAGGGTTATTGAGATTATCAGGAAATGACATTACAAATAACTTAACAATATCAGGAAGTAATGTAGAATTACTGGCAACAGGGAACATATTAAATAATTCTATGATAGAGGGAGAAACAGGGGAATTATCAGGGAATAACATAGAAAATAGAGATTTGATAATATTTCTCGATAAACTGGATATAGAAGGAACAAAGCTTGTAAATAAGGACGCCACAATATATAGTGACGATGAGCTTAATATCCGAACAGCAGATGTAGATAATACAGACGGTGAAATAGTAGGACAGAGTACACTTAATATAACAGGGTTCAATCTTTTGGATAATACAAGAGGAGTAATAGACAGCAGAGGAAATATATTATTAAGCGGAAATAAACTGTTAAACAGCGGAGAAGTATCCGGGCAGTACAGACTTTATTGGGAAACTTGGGATGGACGTATAATATATGATAATGTGTGGAGAAATTTAGAAGATTCGTATTCTCAAACAGGCAACAGCAGTCTGATAACAGGATTGGATGATTGGACAGTTACAGAAGGCAGATCAAATATGCAGGGCTGGGGAATAAATCCCAAAGATGAATTAACAGATATAAATAATGATTTGGATTATAAACTTTATTACAATAATCTAACAAGCAGCCAGTTAGATCCGACAAAGGACTATAAGACACAGGTATTGACAGGATATATAGATACAAGTCAGCTTGTAACAACAGGAGCAAGAATATTATCAGGAGGAAACCTTACACTTGATATTATAGAACTTGAAAATGTAAACTCAAAAATAAGTGCAGGAGGAACGCTTTTAGTAACGGATAAAGTTCAGACAATAAAAAATGAAACAACAGCCTCAGCAATAAAGGTGTATGACGGAGACGAACAGGTAAAGACATGGACATTAAGCTGGACAGCAGGGAATGGAGATACAAGAAGCGGAGCAGCAATAGGAGTATGGAGAAGCTTAAAGACAACAGGAAGAGATCTGAATATAGCAGACAGCGTGTCAGTAATAGAAGGAAATAATGTAGTAATACAGGGAAGTCCGGTAATAAGTAACGGATATGTTATTCAGTCAGGAGCAGTGGTAGACCCAAGTACAATAACATCAAGAGATGTGGATGTAGACCTTTATTATGACCCTGTAACAGTACATGTAGACAGAACAGCAGTGATAGATATTATAAACACAGGTATAATACCTTTTAATAATCAGGTATTTAATCAGAGTATAAGTAAGCTTTTTACACAAAACAGCGATCCTGCGTCAAAATATATGCTTGAAACAAGATCACAATATATTGATTTGTCAAGATTCTTTGGAAGTGATTATTTCTTAAGTAAAATAGGATATGATGAGAGCAGTGACTGGAATAAAGCAAGAAGACTCGGAGATGCATATTATGAGACAAAATATATGAATAGTCTTCTTTTGGAAACACTGGGAACAAGATTCATAAATGGAAAAGCAGATACAGAGCTAATGAAGGAGCTTCTTGATAATGCAGTAGCAACAAGCGGAGATTTACAGCTTACAATAGGAGTGTCATTGACAAAAGAACAGATAGTAGCACTGAAGAGTGATATAATCTGGTATGTGGAACAAGAGGTAAACGGACAGAAAGTTCTGGTACCACAATTATACTTAAGTCAGGCGACTCTTGAGAATATAAAGAGTCCGACGACAACAATATCAGCACAGGAGACACTTGCAATAAACAGCAGTACTTTGGTAAATCAGGGAAGACTTGAAGGAAAAACAGTATATGTGAATACAGATAATCTGATAAATAAGAGTGTAGGAGCATTAACAGCAGAGATAACAGGAACAAATATCCAGATAGATGCCAAAAATGATATACTGAATATAGGAGCAGTAATTTCAGCGAAGGAAAATCTTGTACTGACAGCCGGAGGAACAATAAGTAATATAACAACAGGTGTAGAAACAGTGGTAAATGATAGATTAAGAGGAGAAGACAGAACTTATACAGCAGATAATATTCAGAATGTAGGATTAATAAGTTCAGGAAATGCAACAGTAATAAGCGGGGAAAATTATGTATCAAGGGGAGCGGTAACACAGTCAGAAGGAACGGTATATATTGAAGCGGAAAAAGATATTTCAATAAATATAATAAATCTAAAGGAATCAGAAAGAGAAGGCATTAAAAACGGATATCAATATACAGAAGTAAATCAGAAATTAGGATCAGAAGTAACAGGACTAGATAATGTAATAATGAATGCCGGAAATGATGTAAATATAAAGGGAAGTAGTGTATTATCAGACGGTACTGTACAAATATCGGCAGAAAAAGATATAAATATAGTGAATGATAAGAATACAACGTATCATGAAGAAAAACAGGAAAAGAAAGGAACATTTTCAAGTTACAGCAAACTGGAAAAGGATTATAAGGAAGGTGCGGCAGCAAGTACTTTGATGGGAAATAATGTAATCTTAGATGCCGGGAATGATGTAAATGTAAGAGCTTCAAATGTAATAGCAGTAAAAGAGGGAATAGAAAATACAGGTGGAAATATTGTAATAACAGCCGGAAATGATGTAAATATATCAACAGATGACATGAATAATGAATATTCCCTAAAAGAGAAGAAAAGTGGATTTAGTACAAACTTTTCAAGTGGAGGAGGTGGAGCCACTGCAGGAGTAAGTTACAGCAAGAGTAGTCTTGAAATAAATAGTAAAAGCACAACAGTTGCAGTGTCTACACTGATTTCAGAAGGAAATACAGTATTAGAAGCAGGAAATAAAGTAAGAACAGAAGCAATGCAGGCAAATGTAGGAGAAAATCTTATAATAAGAGGAGTAAACGGAGTAGAGCTTCTGGATGCTAAGGAAGTTTATGAAGAAAAGGTAAAGCAGAAGACAACAACAATGGGAGTAAGTTTAAATGTAGGATTTACGCCGGCTCAATTGGCAAGTACAGTGAGTGATGTAGCAGGAAACGTAAAAGATTATGGATTTGGAAATACATCACAGAGCATAAATACAATAGGAAACGGAATACAGGATTTAAGAGATATAGGTGGATTAAACAGTAATCTGAGAAACTGGTATGAAGGAATAGGATATTCAGCAACAAAAAATCTTATAGAATCTGGAGGATTATCAGGAAGTAATCTTCGAGATGCAGCCAAAGGACTGGTAAGTGCATCAGTATCACTGAATTTTAGCCAGAGCAGTTATGAATCAAATACAAATGGTACGACTTCAGTAGCTGGGGTAATAAATGTCGGGAAGAATTTTTTGATAGAATCTGAAGGAAATGTATTGCTTGTAAACCAAAAGATAAATGTAGGTGAAAACCTGATAGTAGATGCTAAAAACTTTGAAGCAAGAGCCGGGGAAAATACTTACAGCAATAATACGAAATCAAGTTCAGTAGGCGGCAGTATAGGTTATGATATAGTAAACAGCCATGCAATAGGCGGACTTAATATAGCAGGAGGAAAATCAAATACAGACTCCAAGTATTATGATAATACATATATAGGAGTAGGAGGAACTTTCCAGCTTACAACAAAGGATGATGCAACATTTGCAGGGGTTAACGTAACAGCGGATAAGATCAATTTTGATATAGGGAAAAATTTAAACGTAATTTCATTACAGGATGAGTATAAGTCAGATGGAAAGAATTATAGTGCCGGAATAAATGTATCTGGAAAACTTGAAGGAACAAATTTTCAGACAGATACTGCAAGACCGTCAATAGGCGGAAGTTATGGAGAAAATCATCAGGATAGTAAGTGGACAGGAAATCAGACAAGTATACTTGCAGAGAATGGCGGAAGTATAAAAATAGGAGAAACATTAACAAATATAGGATCAGTAATAGGAAGTCTGAATGAGAATGAAAAACTCGGAATAGAAGCAAAAAAAGTTGTAATAGAGAATTTAAAAGATTATAATGAAGGGGAGAATTACGGTATAGGTTTAAGCGGAATAAGTTTAAATGATAAAAAGACAGTAGCACCGCAAACATCTATTCAGTATGGAAGTCATGATAAAGAACAGAATACTAATTCGACATTTGTGAATACAGAAGTAACAGAAGCAGGAAAAAAACTGAATCTTGATGAACTGGGAATAAACACAGATATAAATAAGGCACAGGTAGTAACAAAAGACAAGGTAGTAGAACAGATAGATACTACGTTACATACAGATTTGATAAATGAAACGACAAGAAATCAGGTTATTAAAGATTTAAACGGACTGGCACAGCTTCCGGGAGATATAATAAGGGCGATACAGGTAACAACAGAAAATGAAGGAAGTAATTTTCTTGATAATTTAGTAGGAACACTGAGAAATACAGATGCTAATCTTATAAAGTATCAGGAAATGCATAAGGGATATGAAAACCTCAAAAATCTGCCGGATGATAAGAAAGCAGGTAATTCGGAGAAACTAGCCAATGATATGGCAAATGTATTAAGAAATACATATGGAATAGATGAAGATATAAAAATAATAGTGAGTTTTACAGATGAAGATAAAAATGGAGAAATGGCAGCTTATGAAAGAAAGGATGCAAAAGAAACAGGAGTAATAAATATTTTCATTAATGTAAAAAATGTAGATGTATCAGATATGGAGCAGGTCTATAATGCATTAGGAGCAGAATTAAGTCATTACAATCCAAGTAATCCATATGTTTACAATAAAACAGAGCAGCAGGCAGGAAAGAATAATAAGCTTGAGGAAGATTTTACATCAATAGGGAGAAAAGCCTTAGATGGAAGTGGAAATAGTTTTTATAATGATATTTTGAGTGGAAGCAGTGTATTGGATTCAGGGAATGGTAAATATGCTCTAATATCTGATGAAGATTTAGATTTTGCAACAAAGTGTGGACAAGGTTCTGGGGATGAAATGTGTGGTGGAACGACAAATAAAATTTTTATTCCTAAGTTAGATAAGTGTGGAAATGATAAAAAATGTCAAAAAGATATAACACAAAAAGCAATCAAAGTAGATAAGGGAATTAAGAAAATAGTTGATGATGTAAGTGAAACAAAGAATGGAAAATCAGATGAAAAATCTGGATTTTCAGATTTCGTTATTGAAAATAGCAAAAATATTTCAACAGAAGAAGAAAAAAAAGAAAAAGCATTAAAAGAATTTAGAGAAAATGCCTTGTATAATGGAGTGCAAGATAATATAAGAATAGAAATGATTGATAAGGATGGAAATAAACTAGTATTTGAGTCATTGCTGGAATATCAAAGTACAGGAAATAAAGAGGAACGGGCAGTATTACAATGGCTATCAGATAATATAAATAGTTTAGAAGAAGCTAAAAGAAATGCTAAAACTAGTGAAGAAAAAAAGGAAATAGATAGTCAGTTAAAACAATATTATGATGGACAAAAGGAGATAGAAGAAGGAATCAAACAAAGAGGTTCATTGGGTGGAAAAAATATAACAGGAAATTATCTATCAAAATCAGCAACGGGATATGATGGAATGACATTAACAGTATCAAATGAAAAAATGTCAGCAGAAGTAGGAGCAGAAAAAATAGGAATTGCGATAGATGGTATGGGGAAAATAGCAACAGAGCTTTGGATTGGAAAAATAAGTAATTCATCAAAAACTGAAAGTATAATTAATGATACATCTATTAAAAATGAGGCTGCTTCTGTGAAAGATTCAACAACTAAGGTTCCTTTAGTAAAAGATCCTGTAACTGGAAGAATGATAGAACCTAATACAAGTAGAGTAAATATTGCAAATGATTTCACAGCGTACACGCCATTAAAAAAGAATGGTGATCCATCAGATGCAGGATGGAAACATGTTGTAAAAAGGCATTTTGATGAGTCCCTTGCAAATAATAGATCAGTATTTACGAAAAGTGAAGAGGAAATAAAATCAATTTTGCAAAGTAAAATAGTAGTAGATTCACCAATTAGAGAAGTTCAACCCGGAATGTATGAGCGTATTGTAGATACTGGACAAGTAGTTGGTAAAGCTTCATTAAAACAAGGTGGAGGGGATACAACATGGATAAAATTATTAACAGATATGAAAGGGAATTTGATAACGACTTTTCCAGTGGGAGGAAAGTAA